In one Capricornis sumatraensis isolate serow.1 chromosome 1, serow.2, whole genome shotgun sequence genomic region, the following are encoded:
- the LOC138080666 gene encoding sulfotransferase 1C2-like isoform X1, with the protein MALTTVGTQPSLGEVAGIPLPATTVDNWHQIQGFKAQSDDLLICTYPKSGTTWIQEIVDLIEQCGDVDKCQRAAIQHRHPFLEWARPPQPSGPIGHQGVEKARAMPRPRVLRTHLPAQLLPPSFWESNCKFLYVARNAKDCLVSYYHFQRMNRTLPDPGTWDQYFETFISGKVAWGSWFEHVRGWWELRNNVRMLFLFYEDIKRDPKQEIQKVMKFMEKNLDGAVLDTIVQETTFEKMKANPMTNRSTAPKTILDQSISPFMRKGIVGDWKNHFTVAQNERFDEIYRQKMEGTSINFCTEL; encoded by the exons ATGGCCCTGACCACGGTGGGGACACAGCCCTCACTAGGGGAGGTGGCGGGGATCCCCCTGCCGGCCACCACCGTGGACAACTGGCACCAGATCCAGGGCTTCAAGGCCCAGTCAGACGACCTCCTCATCTGTACCTACCCTAAGTCAG GGACCACGTGGATCCAGGAAATTGTGGACTTGATTGAGCAGTGCGGGGATGTGGACAAGTGTCAGCGGGCGGCCATCCAACACCGCCACCCATTCCTCGAGTGGGCCCGGCCACCCCAGCCCTCCG GACCCATAGGCCATCAGG GTGTGGAGAAGGCCAGAGCGATGCCCCGGCCCCGGGTGCTGAGGACCCACCTCCCCGCCCAGCTGCTGCCTCCATCCTTCTGGGAAAGCAACTGCAAG TTCCTCTATGTTGCTCGAAATGCCAAAGACTGTCTGGTTTCCTACTACCACTTCCAGAGGATGAACCGGACACTTCCCGACCCGGGCACCTGGGACCAGTACTTTGAAACCTTCATCAGTGGAAAAG TCGCGTGGGGGTCCTGGTTCGAGCATGTGAGAGGCTGGTGGGAGCTGAGAAACAACGTCCGGATGCTCTTTCTCTTCTATGAGGACATCAAGAGG GACCCAAAGCAGGAAATTCAGAAGGTGATGAAGTTCATGGAGAAGAACTTGGATGGAGCCGTGCTGGACACCATTGTCCAGGAGACGACATTTGAGAAGATGAAGGCAAACCCCATGACCAACCGTTCCACGGCTCCCAAGACCATCCTGGACCAGTCCATCTCCCCCTTCATGAGGAAAG GAATCGTGGGGGATTGGAAAAACCACTTCACGGTGGCTCAGAATGAGAGATTTGATGAAATCTACAGGCAAAAGATGGAAGGAACCTCAATCAACTTTTGCACGGAGCTCTGA
- the LOC138080666 gene encoding sulfotransferase 1C2-like isoform X2 yields MALTTVGTQPSLGEVAGIPLPATTVDNWHQIQGFKAQSDDLLICTYPKSGTTWIQEIVDLIEQCGDVDKCQRAAIQHRHPFLEWARPPQPSGVEKARAMPRPRVLRTHLPAQLLPPSFWESNCKFLYVARNAKDCLVSYYHFQRMNRTLPDPGTWDQYFETFISGKVAWGSWFEHVRGWWELRNNVRMLFLFYEDIKRDPKQEIQKVMKFMEKNLDGAVLDTIVQETTFEKMKANPMTNRSTAPKTILDQSISPFMRKGIVGDWKNHFTVAQNERFDEIYRQKMEGTSINFCTEL; encoded by the exons ATGGCCCTGACCACGGTGGGGACACAGCCCTCACTAGGGGAGGTGGCGGGGATCCCCCTGCCGGCCACCACCGTGGACAACTGGCACCAGATCCAGGGCTTCAAGGCCCAGTCAGACGACCTCCTCATCTGTACCTACCCTAAGTCAG GGACCACGTGGATCCAGGAAATTGTGGACTTGATTGAGCAGTGCGGGGATGTGGACAAGTGTCAGCGGGCGGCCATCCAACACCGCCACCCATTCCTCGAGTGGGCCCGGCCACCCCAGCCCTCCG GTGTGGAGAAGGCCAGAGCGATGCCCCGGCCCCGGGTGCTGAGGACCCACCTCCCCGCCCAGCTGCTGCCTCCATCCTTCTGGGAAAGCAACTGCAAG TTCCTCTATGTTGCTCGAAATGCCAAAGACTGTCTGGTTTCCTACTACCACTTCCAGAGGATGAACCGGACACTTCCCGACCCGGGCACCTGGGACCAGTACTTTGAAACCTTCATCAGTGGAAAAG TCGCGTGGGGGTCCTGGTTCGAGCATGTGAGAGGCTGGTGGGAGCTGAGAAACAACGTCCGGATGCTCTTTCTCTTCTATGAGGACATCAAGAGG GACCCAAAGCAGGAAATTCAGAAGGTGATGAAGTTCATGGAGAAGAACTTGGATGGAGCCGTGCTGGACACCATTGTCCAGGAGACGACATTTGAGAAGATGAAGGCAAACCCCATGACCAACCGTTCCACGGCTCCCAAGACCATCCTGGACCAGTCCATCTCCCCCTTCATGAGGAAAG GAATCGTGGGGGATTGGAAAAACCACTTCACGGTGGCTCAGAATGAGAGATTTGATGAAATCTACAGGCAAAAGATGGAAGGAACCTCAATCAACTTTTGCACGGAGCTCTGA